Part of the Quercus robur chromosome 5, dhQueRobu3.1, whole genome shotgun sequence genome, TGCATCCTGTAATTAATCCAAGGAAATAGTATATTACTAATagtatattaataaaataaaaagaaagctcaaaaaAGAAGGATcccatctctctttctctcttagcGAGGGCTATCTCTCTTAGTGAGAGTGAGGGAATGAATAAtcttttttaagtttaaggGTCCTGCCGAAGAAAGAACAGggtttttaatgaatttgatggaatactatattttttataccCCGGCTTtccttattatatattatacttaTACTTCTTTGTTTTCCAAGAAGATTAGATCATTAAAGATTAAAGGGAGGTTCGAACTTACCTTTTTACATTTTGCTtctattgtttattttattgggttttttatAACCAATGTAAGTAAGTGTAAAGGAGGTCATATGATATCTCATCAGATGCTTAAGGGGGGCGCACTTTATAGAAACTGTAGTTTAAAGAAACTAAAGAGTGGAATAGAATGATAAATAACGTAAAAGAATTATTGATCGGATTCATAATCCGAATTGCAATTCGGTATGGATAAAGGATCTTCCTATGTTATACTATTTAATTCTCGACGATGAATCAATTAATTTGATAGCTCAGATATTGTTATTCATAATATTGATCTGATTCGATATCATCGAGATGTAATTCATACCATTGAATATTGCATTTACAGGCGAAAGGTTTATCAGCTCTATGGGATTAAATCCCGAgttatttcaaattaaataaaaatgaaacgATGAGATTATGGAAGTAAATATTCTCGCATTTATTGCTACTGCACTGTTCATTCTAGTTCCGACTGcttttttacttataatataCGTAAAAACGGTCAATCAAAATGATTAATTTGACTTAAACTTGACTGTTTCGTTCTTATCAatgattgaaaagaaaaaataaaaattaaaagtattccAATTTCATGTCTTAAATGAAACAAGCGGACTAGAATTATCAGTATGGTAGAAAGATTCATATATTTCTTTCTACCATacttattatattattgtaGTATATAAAGTTTTACTGTATAAAGATAGAGGTTTAATATAGATCAATCCACAATATCTATCTTCATAGATATCAATTACATATAGATATAAATTCCATACATCTATGTACATAGCGTACCaattctatttctttgttttatctATTTAATTTGTGTTGATTGCAattatcaatataaaaaaatagaagggcAACTCTTACTCTTACGGTTCTAATTCCTAGAAtttatgattcttttcaatATGAGAATCCTGGTATCCACCGAAAGAATCAAATCGATGAAGTAAAAAAAGTATAGGCGTATATTAATAAACGAgaatcacataatttttttttagcattccgaataaataattgattgagcAGTTGACAGATGATCCGGGGGTTCGGTTCCATGGGGAACCTCCTTGGATTTCGAAAAGGATTAGTAAAGCACActcgtttttatttttaacgcTTGAACCGTGATATGAAATGAGTTCAATAAAGCAAGCATAGCATAAATCGAATTTCTAAAATaatacaacaaataataaagCAAGCGGTAACGCGCAATATGTGACTTGCCCAAGgcaatattttattatgtggAGTATTTCGTTGGACAACCACTATGTCTATGTTGTTTCCCATAGAGAGTCTGTATCCACTTAATAACATAACCATTTTCTCTTTgaacagtaaaaataaaaaaaaaagaggtggaaaccaaaaacaaataaaaaaagtaaaataaaaagggCTTTGCAGAACGATCTATAAAACAATTGATATGGGTTGAGTTTGATTCCTCAACTCAATTAGTAGTACCTCTAGAGTCCACTTCTACCCCATACTACGAGTGAAAGAGAAAATGTAAAGACTACCATTAAAGCAGCCCAAGCGAGACTTACTATATCCATGTGAATTATATCCCCTATCTCCATAAATAGGAAGGAATTATTCCATTACCCTTCCCTAATCATTATTATGTTCACTAATCACTAATAATAGTGGAATCGCTGGCGCGGAGTCAAAAGTGAAGTGGATTATGACCCAACACCATTGATGAAACAATTCACTCAACTCACAATTCTAACCggtttttatattatattatatgatttagaTCGGAAAACGGTAAGAACAAGCAAAATACGTGGATACGCCTTTAGAAGTTTCAGGGGAATGTTACTAACATGTAGGAATAATAATACCTAGTCTTTCTTTTGTTGACCTTCATTTCATTATCATTAagtaaaaagtataaaaaaatagagtcaAGATAGATCACTATCTATCACATATCCCTATTTCTCATTTTATCCAATCCTTACGTTACGTCTCTCGCTTGTCTCTGCGAAATAATGGGACGATAGTCTATTACATTATTGACTGGGGTAGGGGttacagaaaagaaagaatttctTCTTGTACTTTctttataactttataaaagaataataagtaaaaataatataatatataagtaAAAGTCGATTATCTATTCAATTATATCATATTAAATTGATTGCCGGAGCACTTAGAGAATTTCATGAGTCTGTATACAAACATACAAACAAAGTATCTTTCGACTTTTCCGCAACGAATAATTCCATTCCCCGTTCGTCTATCCAAATAAATTCAAGATTCAATTAATAAGCATTAGTAATAGAAGAGTTGTCATATCAAGATTTAACGATCCCTTTTCAATATTCACTAATATAATCTTTCCGCAAGGATTTACATCATTTTAGAGAACAGAACCGCCGGAGATGCTTATAGAATCAAGCAAGTATCAAGAGGACTCTCCCCCCCTTACTTCTGCTGGAAAAGTTTGTTAAGTTATATCAGCAAAATATAATAAGGTACGccgattttttttgttgattaggCGACACCCAGATTTGAACTGGGGAAAAAGGATTTGCAGTCCCCCGCCTTACCGCTCGGCCATGTCGCCAAAACagtacaaaaaaatatatgaaaatattccactttttttttttcgggggGGGGGGTATTCGTTTTTGTACTTGTATCTGGAATcctcttttatttaataatcccctttcctaaaaaaaataaatacttacCTTTCTCTTTGGATTGGATATATATCTTCGATTGTTTGTATAGTAtcttaaaacaaacacaatattgaaaaaaaaaaaccctccccTTTTCTATTGAAAAACCAATTGTGTATTTTCAGTCACAAAGCAAAAATTCAGAACAAATTGGAACCATTAACTATTAAATGTGAATTAAAATTTAGGAATGATTCCCGAGTTTGAATAGAAAATTGTGTTTTACTAATGATATAAGAAAATCCAAACTGCTATGTAACTAATTAATCAATAAAGAAATCCTTCTCAATTTCAATCATAATAATAACAGCAATTATGAATATATGTAAACCCCAGAACATAACTTGTTACACAAATCTTATCTAAATCTAATCGGGTATCTTATCTGTCTATGATGCTTATAGGAAATTCTCGGTAAATTATCGTGCTTCAATTTTTAGACAAATTTTCATTTAGGTATAAAATCGAGATTTTGATAGAACACGACATGCGTTGTACCGAATAGAGCTATAATAAGGGGGGGCGTATCTATAAGATAGTTATATCTGCGCATGTTTAATAAGTCCAAGCCTTCTTTCGCGCTTCACTCGTATTCGATTCTACAAattgtactaaaaaaaatataggtaaAAATATCTCTCTTCTCCGCAAATTCTTTTTTGAACAATTGAATCCGCGAAAAGGTtaagtgctaaaaaaaaaattttaaaatgaattctATATTCTTTCTGATTATTATGTTCTTATCTCATTAAACAGATCAAATCCCGAATCCGTTTATTTTTCTGGTATACAATCAGATTGTAATATCATAATAATGGTAGAAATGGAGtcactttttgttttgatattttgatattCTATAAAAACCTCCATAAAATAAAGCCTAAGTATAATTTATCAATTCCTTTCCATTTGTATTTGTTCTCTTTGTTGCAAATTCTACTTGGAGTATACAATTCTCTTTTTATTCCTCCGTTCATACGTTACATACGTTACATATATGAAGATCCTTAGGTAAAATTTCATGTGATTCAGTAAACAGAATATAAATTAGATCATTGCTAGATCGATCCATATGATTCCATGAAGGATGAGCAAATAATGAATGGTTTTTATTCTATATAGAAAAAGGGAAATTAAAATGCTTGGGGGTAGAAATGAGGGAATGTATACAATACCTGGGTTTAATCAAATACAATTTGAAGGGTTTTGTAGGTTCATTGATCAGGGCTTAACAGAAGAACTTTATAAGTTTCCAAAAATGGAAGATAGAAATCaagaaattgaatttcaattatttgtggaaaCATATCAATTGGTAGAACCGGTGATAAAAGAAAGAGATGCTGTATATGAATCGCTCACATATTCTTCTGAATTATATGTATCCGCGGGATTAATTTGGAAAAACAGTAGAGATATGCAAGAACAAACCATTTTTATTGGAAACATTCCTCTAATGAATTCCTTGGGAACTTCTATAGTAAATGGAATATACAGAATTGTGATCAATCAAATATTGCAAAGCCCCGGTATCTATTACCGGTCAGAATTGGACAATACCGGAATTTCGGTTTATACAGGCACCATAATATCAGATTGGGGGGGGAGATTAGAATTAGAGATTGATCGAAAGGCAAGGATATGGGCTCGTGTGAgtaggaaacaaaaaatatctaTTCTAGTTCTATCATCAGCTATGGGTTCGAACCTAAGAGAAATTCTAGAGAATGTTTGCTaccctgaaatttttttgtctttcctgaatgataaggagaaaaaaaaaattgggtcaaaAGAAAATGCCATTTTGGAGTTTTATCAACAATTTGCTTGTGTAGGCGGAGATCCGGTATTTTCTGAATCCTTATGTAAggaattacaaaagaaattCTTTCAACAAAAATGTGAATTAGGAAGGATTGGTCGCCGAAATATGAACCAGAGACTGAATCTTGATATACCTCAGAACATTCCATTTTTGTTACCGCGAGATATATTGGCAGCTGCGGATCAtttgattggaatgaaatttggAATGGGTACACTTGACGATATGaatcatttgaaaaataaacgTATTCGGTCTGTAGCGGATCTCTTACAAGATCAATTCGGAGTGGCTCTGTTTCGTTTAGAAAATATGATTAGAGGAACTATAGGCGGAGCAATTAGGCATAAATTGATACCAACTCCTCAGAATTTAGTAACTTCAACTCCATTAACAACCACTTATGAATCTTTTTTCGGATTACACCCCCTATCTCAAGTTTTGGATCGAACTATTCCATTAACGCAAATAGTTCATGGgagaaaattgagttatttGGGCCCTGGAGGATTGACAGGTCGAACTGCTAGTTTTCGGATACGAGATATCCATCCTAGTCACTATGGGCGCATTTGCCCAATTGACACGTCTGAAGGAATCAATGTTGGACTTATTGGATCCTTAGCAATTCATGCGAGAATTGGTCATTGGGGGTTCCTAGAAAGCCCATTTTATGAAATCTCTGAGAGATCAAAAAAAGTACGGATGCTTTATTTATCACCAAGTCGAGACGAATACTCTATTGTAGCATCAGGAAATTCTTTGGGGCTGAATCGAGGTATTCAAGAAGAGCAGGTTGTTCCGGTTAGATACCGTCAAGAATTCCTGACCGTTGAATGGGAACAGGTACATCTTCGAAGTATTTTTACCTTCCAATATTTTTCTGTTGGAGCTTCCCTCATTCCTTTTATCGAACATAATGATGCGAATCGAGCTTTAATGAGTTCTAATATGCAACGTCAGGCAGTTCCACTTTCCCGGTCCGAAAAGTgtatatgaaggaaatttttttttcttctttatttttcggcttgtcctgacccgtttcgtcttgaaatgaagcccggatgatgttttttaatttttagaatttttttgcatttattttcgaattttctaactcgggtcgggttcgaacggataggaaggaattttttttttgttctctatttttcggcctgtacatacccgtttcctcttgaaatgaagcctggatgatgttttttaatttttggaatttttttgcatttatttttgaattttattactcgggtcgggttcgaacggataggaaggaaattttttttcgttctctatttttcggtctgtctatacccgtttcttcttgacatgaagcctggatgatgttttttaatttttagaatttttttgcatttatttttgaattttctaactcgggtcggtttcgaacggataggaaggaaattttttttcttctctatttttcggcctgtcctaacgcgtttcgtcttgaaatcaagcctggatgatatttttttaatttttagaattttttttgcatttattttcgaattttctgactcgggtcgggttcgaagggatatgaaggaaattttttttcttctttatttttcggcctgtcctgatccgtttcgtcttgaaatgaagcctggatgatgttttttaatttttagaatttttttgcatttattttcgaattttctaacttgggtcgggttcgaaccgataggaaggaaatttttttcttctctatttttcggcttgtctatacccgtttcttcttgaaatgaagcctggatgatattctttaatttttggaattttttgtatttatttttgaattttctaactcgagtcgggttcgtactgataggaaggaaattttttttcttctctatttttcggcctgtccatacccgtttcttcttgaaatgaagcatggatgattttttttaatttttggaatttttttacatttatttttgaattttctaactcgggtcgggttcgaacggataggaaggaaatttcttttttctctatttttcgacctgtccatactcgtttcttcttgaaatgaagcctggatgatgttttttaatttatagaatttttttgcatttattttcgaattttctaactcgggtcgggttcgaatggataggaatgaattttttttttgttctctatttttcggcctgtccatacccgtttcctcttgaaatgaagcctggatgatgttttttaatttttggaatttttttgcatttatttttgaattttctaactcgggtcgggttcgaacggataggaaggaattttttttcgttctctttttttcggcctttccattcccgtttcttcatgaaatgaagcgtagatgatgttttttaatttttagaatttttttgcatttattttcgaattttctaactcgggtcgggttcgaacggataggaaggaaattttttttcttctctatttttcggcctgtctatacccgtttcttcttgacatgaagcctggaagatgttttttaattttaagattttttttgcatttattttcgaattttctaactcgggtcgggttcgaacggataggaaggaaattttttttcttctcaattttttggcctgtcctgacccgtttcgtcttgaaatgaagcgtggatgatgttttttaatttttagaatttttttgcatttattttcgaattttctaactcgggtcgggttcgaacggataggaaggaaattttttttcttctctatttttcggcctgtctatacccgtttcttcttgaaatgaagcctggatgatattctttaatttttggaatttttttgtatttatttttgaattttgtaactcgagtcgggtttgagttgataggaaggaaatcttttttcttctctatttttcagcctgtccaaacctgtttcctcttgaaatgaagcctggatgattttttttaatttttggaatttttttacatttatttttgaattttctaactcgggtcgggttcgaacggataggaaggaatttttttttctctatttttcgacctgtccatacccgtttcttcttgaaatgaagcatggatgatgttttttaatttttagaatttttttgcatttattttcgaattttctaactcgggtcgggttcgaagggatatgttggaaattttttttcttctttatttttcggcctgtcctgacccgtttcgttttgaaatgaagcctggatgatgttttctaatttttagaatttttttgcatttattttcgaattttctaactcgggtcgggttcgaacggatagaaaggaaattttttttcttctctatttttcggcctgtcttgacccgtttcgtcttgaaatgaagcctggatgacgttttttaatttttctaatttttttcgcatttattttcgaattttctaactcgggtcaggttcgaatggataggaaggaaattttttttcttctctatttttcggcctgtctata contains:
- the LOC126725883 gene encoding DNA-directed RNA polymerase subunit beta, with amino-acid sequence MVFILYRKREIKMLGGRNEGMYTIPGFNQIQFEGFCRFIDQGLTEELYKFPKMEDRNQEIEFQLFVETYQLVEPVIKERDAVYESLTYSSELYVSAGLIWKNSRDMQEQTIFIGNIPLMNSLGTSIVNGIYRIVINQILQSPGIYYRSELDNTGISVYTGTIISDWGGRLELEIDRKARIWARVSRKQKISILVLSSAMGSNLREILENVCYPEIFLSFLNDKEKKKIGSKENAILEFYQQFACVGGDPVFSESLCKELQKKFFQQKCELGRIGRRNMNQRLNLDIPQNIPFLLPRDILAAADHLIGMKFGMGTLDDMNHLKNKRIRSVADLLQDQFGVALFRLENMIRGTIGGAIRHKLIPTPQNLVTSTPLTTTYESFFGLHPLSQVLDRTIPLTQIVHGRKLSYLGPGGLTGRTASFRIRDIHPSHYGRICPIDTSEGINVGLIGSLAIHARIGHWGFLESPFYEISERSKKVRMLYLSPSRDEYSIVASGNSLGLNRGIQEEQVVPVRYRQEFLTVEWEQVHLRSIFTFQYFSVGASLIPFIEHNDANRALMSSNMQRQAVPLSRSEKCI